The Pieris napi chromosome 14, ilPieNapi1.2, whole genome shotgun sequence genomic interval aatgatGGCGTAGAAAGTGTCTactgcaaaaaatattaataaagataatattaatttaataatttaaattcgtATGCGGTTAAAACGCATCTAGATGAGCCTCGTAAACACACACTGACATATCATTGCAATCATGATTTGTAGGTAAGTGAGCGAGATTTATGTGCCTGACATATTTCATTCTAAGAAAATCGGTGCCtagtaagggagcgttcaagtattacgtcacgcaatttttggagattattgaccccccctcccatgtaacgcgccgtaacgttttcctgtactgtacccaagtataaaCAAACGTTTcttgaccacctagtgactctttatagttgaaagttaccattatgtggtggaAAGTACTGGAAAGAATATGtgttaacaataacgcgtaattcaatccccgccccgcatcgtaacgttttataaaaggaaCCCCCCCCCACCCGCGCCAAAAATTCattcatagattttttaattgagaAAAATTACTCAAAATAGTTCTCTTTTAGGCCCTATCACCTCCTGGAATACgtcgaatttttaataaccCTGTATACATACCACTTTTTAAAAAAGCCAAAACATACAAGGCCTTATAAAACGCGGACTAAAGATAGTACGGTAACCATTAAGTATCGTACATTGACGTAACCATGGCAACTGCAAGCATTGCAAACATTGCACCCGACCTCCTCCACAAACTATTCATTCTAAAAGGACATAAATTCTTAAATAGCATTTCTAAATtagcttaaattaaatttacctgCGAATTGAAATGCAATACTGGTCGAGATAGAGGTAGCCCTGTGGGCATTAAGGGCGTGGCGTATGGCGACAGTGGCCGCGACCCACCCGGGGATGACACACTGCGTGATCGCGCCTGTAACAAtattatctctatatatataacattctcgtgtcacaatgttcgttcccatgatccgaaacggctcgaccgattcttatgaatttttttatgcatattcaaaaGTCTGAGAGTTGGCTACCACATCTTTTAAAGCTcccttttttacttttttatatatcaaaatacatacaacccctaattttcaccctcttcgatcaacccctattttattCGTTAATTTTCAAACTTATAACATGAACTCagaggtttatatagaaaaatgcacagaaaaatctaaaaagttttcattccggaaaatcGAATAGTCTCCGGGGTAGcaaagcaaaatgttccatgatggtatgtactaaaaaggtaggctaagtaaaatcacattaaggagaaacgaagttcgcgggggcatcTAGTAAACCAATAAATATCGGAAAAAATCTATTTGTGTTTTCAATTGTAGTacagatataatattattaataataatatttattatttagaaatacgGTGTACgtagcgccatctagtgatagtgatttaatttaagttcCTTATTGTCTGTGTAATAGGTTTTGGGGTCTTCTTGGTTATCGTTTGTAATGTATGgcgtgtttaattttttttatgaggaGGCAAACTGGCAGGCggcctgatgttaaatgatccGCCGCACATGGACACTTACTTTGCCAgaagggctcgcaagtgcgttgacggctttttaagaattggtacgctcttttcttgaaagaccctcagtcgaattggttcggaaatacttcagtgggcagctggttccacatagtggtgctgcgcggcaaaaactgccttaagaaacgctcatcGCTcgcatattttgtattttgccttgacgtccgataatctagctcagctgcaggtattaatccgaacaactcctctgaacactctccatggtaaatttggtagaagatgcagagagaccccacatctctacgcaacgccatggtatcaagccgcacggaaaATGACTGGTCGTTGACGATTCGTACCAGCCCCCTAGTACTAGCTGATCCTCCTGTCTGTTTAACCCATATACAATGCAATACTTACATTAAAAGCCTCGTTAAACTGCCTCTCTTCTTCCATTTCCAGCGAAGACTCACTTTCCGATAGATGCCTACACAGCGCTTCGCGTCTCTCCACctgtcaaaaacaaaaaaaaaaacaaaaattactatCAAAATTTTTGCcttttttgatattatttatttacacttcgttgcagtaatacagtacaattaaaattattaaataaaaaggggGGGGCAAATGTGTTaacaatttattcaaataaattattgaagtcGTGTAGTCGAACCCCGGaaatgttttcatttatttacagaCTCACTAcacataagaaaaaaaaacagcttACAAAAACACTAACATAAcataaggccggcaacgcacttgcgagccttctggcattgtgagtgtgcatgggcggcggtaacacttaacatcagatgagcctcctgcctgtttgccgtTGAAAGACCATTGGTCCACAGCCGGTTATCGAACCTATAACCTCAGGGTCAGTCGCAACCACTAGAACAATACTGTTCAATATTTCAactgtaacatattttttttacaataatattttttttaaacaagatttggcattctgataaggagggaccttgtagtttattgtttatcagaatgccaaatcgtaaactGACTGCTCAATgcctgatttgagcgcgaccgccgcggccgctgcgaaaaccgctgtgagagttcgaaaagtgagttagagaatcgcaaggctgttatTACTTCACTCTTCACAAATCGCTCTCCGCCGAAGAGTCGTAGGAACTATAAAACTGCGAGATCGGGACTAGACCACGCTGAGGTATCTTCAGATTGATCTTAAGATGcattttaatctatataaataaaaatcaatcgcaaaatatgttgctaagctcaAAACTAgaagacggctggaccaattcaTGTTCATTTATTCCATTCAAAGGAGATTTTTATtgagataaaaaattaaaaaataagaaaatattttatttagaaaagcGTTAGtccctatttattttatttagttattaagcttacacagtactaaatctactaattattttacaaaactttttcttacatctaaaatgtgtgacagtTAAAGTTAAcctaagtttcacaaaaaaaaattaaaattaaattactctacggagtagcatagcaaaatctTCCATATGTTGGCAtttagctactaaaaaggtaggctaagtaaaaaagaCATAGTAAGGCGAATGATCGCGGGGGCAgcttgtaattaatataaaaaatacctcTTGTTGCAGTTTTCGATGCAAGCGAATATTTTCTTCACGAATATGTTTCTCTTCTAAAGCAAAGCGTTGCATTTTctctttattttcattttgagATACCGCCAATTGGTTTctgaaagtttttataattttttttttacaaagattatagaaaatataaaatataaaatttatttcattaattatgaGTTATAACGTTATGTCCTAATAATagtcatttttaaaaattaatgctaTATAACTCATAGGCGacatattaaaacttatataatagAGAAAAGAAACAggttcacaaaaaaaaaacttgaatttttttaataacctttttttaaaatatattataatatttagatatCACGCTATCTTGCgagacatatttatttaaagccaagaataaattaaaaataaatctacaattatttatattcgcATTTAAATTCCAgaatttatcaataattaaaatgcattTCTTAACAAAATACTATTCCATAGCTATTAAACAGAATATTTGTACAAACGGTGGGGCAACAATTTTACAAACAACAAGCTATAAATATACcttatacttttaaattataaatattatgtgtttcttaatattttattttatattttttataaaaccctTGAATATCTTACCTTAATTTGACCACTTCCGACCTCAATGTCTGAATATGATTACTAAGATTTGACGCTGTATCTCCATTACTAATGTccctgaaaaaaaattagggttAAAACTGCAGAACAGATAAAAAAGCCTTTAGGAGAAAAGAACATTAAATCGAAAGTATTATCAGTACAACCGCTTTGTCTCATTCTACAATTGTGAAAACAAAAACGTatcaacaaaattatttacaattagattttttattatatattactagcagactcggccaagcgttgctgtggctaagatttctGTGATATTACTTAGTAGTatcctattcaagggaaacggtaggagaacaccagtcatgggtaCCACCATGCTTtgtggtggttatgccattaaattgtagcttatgtgaaacgttggtactttcaacagcgcctctgttagaattgtgactatcaaataataaacaaatattttgcaataaaataatattgcgggtataaactgagatgtaagctatcctatcttttaagttggatcagactacacacggtgtgcaaatttgattgatatcggttcggtagtttaggagtccatagcggacaaacaacgtgacacgtaatttatatattttaagatattattttaaaagtgtacATCtgtcataatatataacatagcTGTCTATGAAGTCAAAAAGCTATTTTCTGGGCTGTATGAGTGAAGAAATTGTCCCACTACGACTATATGTGAAGATTTGTAATCGGCCCacattgttatatatatatataaatatatttatgtattgtgctgtgaatcttctgaataaataaataaataaataaaaatttacaagagTATTAAATCTATAACAAAATTTCAGGGTAAGGGTTTGCTTGTTGCGTCTCAGGAACTACTGGTTCTAATTGGAAAACTCCTTATAAAGTCAATTTTGAAGGTTATATCATCATTACAAATTtacagataatataaaaaaaaatatgtttattatggaatataagatactatttcattaaatttgaatcggtagacatccctactcattggcaaagaagacagagggtgtaaggccgagagaaaaagccggcgtaaaaaactctcggtactcttttaaaataatgaaagctGTTTATGATCTACCTGGGACTTGCTGGGTCCGAGACGGGTTGGTCCAGTCTTATTTGTAAGGAACGTTTTTCTGCTTCAAGCTTATCCATCCTCTTCCATAATCTATTCACAAGGGCTTCCTGCTCCTGTTCTAAAGTATTTTCCAATTCAACCTGAAATATAatcaattttatcaaaatcctaTGCAACATTAGGGTAGGGGCAAGAGTCCAGAGCACAGAAGTTGTTGTACCCCATGGTATATGTGTGTTATTTTCCTGTTcatattttatcactacatagtataaaacaaagtcgctttctctgtccctatgtatgcttaaatctttaaaactatgcaacggattttgatgcggttttttcaatagatagagtgattgaagaggaaggtttatataattaataacatccatcaaatagtggagaaatactgttatttttgaagtttcaaacaatggctaattttcgaagcgattttaaaaaatacagcattaatccttatccaattaagtaccttaaatacattgttgatttaatatagatctatatggccctttacagcatatgatttaaatgaatattttcgaagatattatagatttaaaaattgctgGACGTAGCGTTTGCCGCGATACCGGCCGGCCGGGGCGGCGGGAGAGTGCCTGTCAATTGCGCGTCGGAGGCCGCGGTTCTCACTAATCCCTATAGTCTATACTCtatagcactttgaatttagtatcagcattgcagcATTGGGGCAGGTCGTTAGTTACTATATAATCAGGACAGACAACAGCCTCTCAACCTCTTTTAGGTTGTTCGCCTAGTCTCATTCAGAAATATTAGTACtggtattatttataaaaagttgtGAAGAATTGCCTTGCCTTTTACAACTGTACAATGTACTGTAGACTGTACAATGAATAAAACATGTGAACATTACATGTTTTATACATTGTAATATGTCATCAAGCTGATGGTTTGAGGATgaaaaaatagtatatattttttttacaacaaattaaacttaaataatctGAAATAGCTTAAAAGTTAAAAGGATCTACAGGTTTTCTTCAAAAgattttagatatattatatatagtctacaatttaaatttctttccTATAATAAACAACTATGTTATTGAAATTATCAAAACTATTACATAAGGAAAATATGAACAGCCAAGAGCAAAGAAGAGTTTACCTTTTCTCTCCTTAGCCTTTCTAAATTAGTTTGCTTTGCAAGTGTCTCTGCTTCGAGTTTCTCTATCTTCCTCATTAATTTGTTGACCAAACATTCTTGTTCCTGTTCCAATGTTTGCTCTAATCTGCACTTTTCTTGTCGCAactgaaaaaatattgattaaatacatcatgctttaacaatttaatacaaaaaattgtatgcaataatttaaaagcattcttttgttttgtatcTATAAAACACATTATCAAGTTACTAAAGTATACTAAACTCGCAAACAGAATggtaaaattttgataaatcaataatttaagaaaagttatttacaaatttgttTAGGATATATGTTGAGTCACCAACAACTCACATAATTAATGGCAACTTtggtataaaataacaaacaaacaatatttaaaaaataaataattgtattatatatagtagggataatttttattttacctgaTTTAATTTCCTAGAAAGATCATTTGTAAGGCATTCTTCCTCTCTTTCATAATGATGAGCAAGGGTCTCCTTTTCCTTTTTTAAGGcttgaatttttttcaatagagTGTTAGATATATACTCCTCTTCTTGCTCTGCTTTAGCTTGctaaaatgaaaatgtttaattgaGTTCAACCTCTAAGAAAGCATGATAAtggtacaattttataatatacaaaatagacTCCATGTAATGTGAATTGAATTTATATCAAACTACCTAAGCCGTCGTCGCCGTCCCGCCCCTCCCGCTGTCTGACGAGACCATTAGccttattgtataatataatgtttaccAGGCAAACTTCATGGTAGAATTGAAGTAAACCAATTGATAAAATacactatttaattaaatataaatgtgtctTTATGATTATGCTATGGTCCCGgtttataaagatttatttcttCAGAATCATGGAGAGAAAGtgttatgaaataattatttataaaactgtacTTACTATTGACACTGAAGCCTGTCTTAAGGCTCGGTTTTCTTCTTGAAGTGCTTTTACTCTTAACTTGTATGTATCAAGTTCAACCTTCAATACTCTGAAAATAATAGAAGCAAAATACAAAGGTTTattcttcataaaaaaaataatttcacgaCAAAGCAATCCCATTTAATTTACAGAATTAATTCGTTAAACGATAATGCATTCTTCTTATTGGAATGAATCTCGGAGAGAAATTTTAGTGTTAGTgatagatttaattattttttcaagtaCCTATTTTGTTGCTGTAGTGACTCAATTCTTTTTTGAAGTTGGTCTCGTGTAACAGTGCTGGGAGGTAACATAGCTCCGCCGTCGAGAGAACTCGAATCGCTCTCCGAGGCCGAATCACCCATCTTATGcccttaaaaaatatcttgttAGTATTAATTCTACTTACAAAACCTAGTTTACTctcgtaaaaatattacctgGCGAAATTACTGTATCATCCATATTTTCCTCTGCACTGTGTAAGACCGAAGACACTAACAAAATGTCATCAAGTTCGTTTtggatttattacaaaaactactaaaattataatacaattttatttcataaaattattcaatgaGAATGTAGCCAAATTATTTGCAACTGCAGCAGTGCGAGTTGCGACAATAAAGATACAcaggaaaattataaaaatcttaaaatttctttaacaaATCACAGACAAGAGTCAAGACTCCAATTTACTAAAGACTAtaccaaaaataaactaaaaagaaTAGCTAAAACATTGACCTACAGACTATCaagaatataaacaaaatattaccaTGGACccaaataattacttaaactTTACTTCATAATTTCAATACTAATAAACGAAAGTAATTGTATACATTTacgataataaaattatctttataatttatatatacttattatattaaacagaaAAATTATGAAACGTGATTAATCCTAGCGTGCATGAGAGATTGAGAGATGGCTTCTGAACGGGTTTTTTGAATATACATACATCATTTAGtgtaaataacttatattatacatGCTGTGACAGGCCTCCAACTTCCAAGCAGCTGAGACGTTCATAGACAAAAGAGATTTTATATCTAGCAACAAACCTGTAAAAAACATCCAGTGCAAAGTGACACACACGCCATAATGTAAATTTGTTCTAGGTTTGGCGTtgagataattttattttacattttaatgctataaaataaattaaaacgtaaattaacGGCATTTAAAATGTCCTT includes:
- the LOC125055915 gene encoding coiled-coil domain-containing protein 6 yields the protein MDDTVISPGHKMGDSASESDSSSLDGGAMLPPSTVTRDQLQKRIESLQQQNRVLKVELDTYKLRVKALQEENRALRQASVSIQAKAEQEEEYISNTLLKKIQALKKEKETLAHHYEREEECLTNDLSRKLNQLRQEKCRLEQTLEQEQECLVNKLMRKIEKLEAETLAKQTNLERLRREKVELENTLEQEQEALVNRLWKRMDKLEAEKRSLQIRLDQPVSDPASPRDISNGDTASNLSNHIQTLRSEVVKLRNQLAVSQNENKEKMQRFALEEKHIREENIRLHRKLQQEVERREALCRHLSESESSLEMEEERQFNEAFNARSRSVSSPGGSRPLSPYATPLMPTGLPLSRPVLHFNSQQGRRPSERFVKPAVPGAIGLPRGPFEAPAPAPAPLSPALSPAMPQPASPMDTSSKD